One part of the Anaerolineae bacterium genome encodes these proteins:
- a CDS encoding diguanylate cyclase/phosphodiesterase (GGDEF & EAL domains) with PAS/PAC sensor(s) — protein sequence MSLRNKALILILTTNLLLVVILYGVFAQNWFHTIVRYEQNAIQQDLRRVENTIERELDNLSAITGDWAAWDDTYRFVQDRNPVFIETNIAPSTFVNLSLNLIAIVSIDGTMAYAGFFDLQSEEFTPLPSALLKELTPGSALLDHQHTDSEIQGLLPVDDLYLMVASRPILTSAKEEPIRGAVIFGRWLDAAVEASLVEQTQTALHLFPIEKASADPKLAAILAQMEIESNQPAGDRLSPTPTHIALSQQTVAGYLILTDLYHAPALLLTVERERPIYRSALQSIHFSALVLLGAVALLSLLMLRGLDQTVLRRLSRLQSTIHDITLQGDLSLRLRDNYGDELSQLAEDFNAMLESLAQSRAALQHAQAELLEQANQLTELNQTLQTEIEERRQVELALRQSESRYRHLVENVPIGLYRTDKENHLLDANQTFLRILGIADDQVPLGMDVRDFLVDPQDLERENELVDAEGVVRGYELQIRRLDGSTLWVRDTFQAVFDENGDLLYYEGSLEDIHYEKEAKRIEKALFDLAQAGLLSAALNDLFTRVHQIVSDLMPAQNFYIALYDAGRDRLSFPYFVDQFDPPPTPRPLGKGLTDYIIRHQKPLLVGSADFERMVAQGEVELIGSPSLDWVGVPLIGTSGVAFGAMVVQTYDEGVRYSYGDLNVLSVISAQVALAIERKAAEEEVKRQQEFLRQIIDINPNLVFVKDRQSRYVLANQALADVYHTNVADLIGKTDADFSPKPEEVEIYHQSDQEVIRTLREKVLPAVPLTDARGRKRWYYTVKRPLVGIFEDVHVLGVSTDITEQKLAEERLSYNAYHDALTGLPNRRLFTDRLEHLLNRFRRQGGKEWFAILFLDLDHFKTINDTLGHVLGDQLLVLVAKRLQLSLRASDTIARFGGDEFVILLEDLATTQDAIQIAERLLADLTPPFNLAGHEVSISGSIGVVLSSLEYEKPEDLLRDADIAMYRAKTLGRNRYVIFNTAMRTQVVQHLEMEKDLRDAIEHEQLELHYQPITDMDSQRVIGFEALLRWHHPEKGWIPPSEFIPFAEETGLIIPLGAWVLRRACSQMRQWQLQYPSDPP from the coding sequence ATGTCTCTCCGGAACAAGGCGCTGATCCTGATTCTCACTACCAATCTGCTTCTGGTAGTTATTCTCTATGGAGTCTTTGCGCAAAACTGGTTTCATACCATCGTTCGCTACGAGCAGAACGCCATCCAGCAAGATTTGAGGCGGGTCGAAAACACCATCGAGCGGGAGCTAGACAACCTGAGCGCCATCACCGGCGATTGGGCAGCCTGGGATGATACGTATCGGTTTGTCCAGGATCGCAATCCCGTATTTATCGAGACCAACATTGCTCCATCCACCTTTGTGAATTTATCGCTCAACCTGATCGCCATTGTCTCGATAGACGGAACGATGGCGTATGCTGGCTTTTTTGACCTGCAAAGTGAGGAATTCACTCCTTTGCCTTCTGCTCTCCTCAAAGAGCTTACGCCCGGAAGCGCCCTTCTGGATCACCAGCACACCGATTCAGAAATCCAGGGCTTGTTGCCCGTGGATGACCTTTACCTGATGGTGGCTTCACGTCCGATTCTCACCAGCGCAAAGGAGGAACCGATCCGCGGCGCCGTCATCTTCGGACGCTGGCTCGATGCCGCCGTTGAAGCATCATTGGTGGAACAAACTCAGACGGCTCTCCACCTGTTCCCCATCGAAAAAGCCTCCGCAGATCCCAAGCTGGCAGCCATCCTGGCTCAAATGGAAATAGAATCCAATCAACCCGCTGGCGACAGGCTAAGCCCCACCCCAACGCATATCGCCCTTTCTCAGCAGACCGTCGCAGGCTATCTGATCCTGACCGATCTCTATCATGCCCCCGCTCTATTGCTCACGGTCGAGCGAGAGCGCCCAATCTACCGCTCCGCTCTGCAGAGCATTCACTTCAGCGCCCTGGTGCTTCTGGGGGCTGTGGCTCTCTTGAGTCTGCTCATGCTGCGCGGCCTGGACCAAACGGTGCTGCGGCGTCTCTCCAGATTACAATCCACGATCCATGACATCACCTTGCAGGGGGATCTCTCCCTGCGACTGCGAGACAACTATGGCGATGAGCTGAGCCAGCTGGCAGAAGACTTTAACGCCATGCTGGAAAGCCTAGCCCAATCCAGAGCAGCCCTCCAGCATGCCCAGGCAGAACTGCTCGAACAGGCTAACCAACTGACCGAATTGAACCAGACTTTACAGACAGAAATCGAAGAGCGCCGCCAGGTGGAACTTGCCCTGCGCCAGAGTGAATCTCGCTATCGCCACCTGGTGGAAAATGTTCCCATCGGGCTCTACCGCACCGATAAAGAGAACCACCTGCTGGATGCCAACCAAACCTTCTTGCGCATCCTCGGCATCGCCGACGACCAAGTGCCCTTAGGCATGGATGTGCGCGATTTTCTGGTTGACCCGCAGGACCTCGAGCGCGAAAACGAGCTGGTCGATGCCGAGGGCGTCGTACGCGGTTACGAACTGCAAATCCGCCGTCTGGACGGCAGCACACTGTGGGTGCGTGATACCTTCCAGGCCGTCTTCGATGAAAACGGTGACCTGTTGTACTATGAAGGCAGCCTCGAGGATATTCACTACGAAAAAGAGGCCAAGCGCATCGAAAAAGCCCTTTTCGACCTTGCTCAGGCAGGCCTGCTTTCCGCTGCGCTCAACGACCTGTTCACGCGCGTGCATCAGATTGTCAGCGACCTCATGCCCGCCCAAAATTTTTACATTGCCCTCTATGACGCCGGACGTGATCGATTGAGTTTTCCCTATTTTGTTGACCAGTTCGACCCCCCACCCACCCCCCGCCCGCTCGGGAAAGGATTGACCGATTATATCATTCGTCACCAAAAGCCTTTGCTGGTCGGATCAGCCGACTTTGAGCGAATGGTCGCGCAGGGAGAGGTAGAACTGATTGGCTCTCCCTCCCTCGACTGGGTGGGGGTGCCCTTGATCGGCACGAGCGGTGTAGCCTTTGGAGCGATGGTCGTACAAACCTACGATGAAGGTGTCCGTTATTCGTATGGCGACCTGAACGTGCTCAGCGTGATCTCCGCCCAGGTCGCCCTCGCCATCGAACGCAAAGCTGCCGAAGAAGAGGTCAAACGCCAGCAGGAGTTCCTGCGCCAGATCATTGACATCAATCCAAACCTGGTGTTTGTCAAAGACCGCCAGAGTCGCTATGTCTTGGCCAATCAAGCCCTGGCGGATGTCTATCACACCAACGTGGCAGATCTGATCGGCAAAACCGATGCGGACTTCAGCCCCAAACCCGAAGAAGTCGAAATCTATCACCAAAGCGATCAGGAAGTCATCCGCACTCTGAGAGAAAAGGTGTTGCCCGCTGTGCCGCTCACCGATGCGCGTGGCCGCAAACGCTGGTACTATACCGTCAAACGCCCGCTGGTCGGCATCTTTGAAGATGTGCACGTGCTGGGCGTTTCCACCGATATCACCGAGCAGAAGCTGGCTGAGGAGAGGTTATCTTACAACGCCTATCATGACGCCCTGACCGGGCTGCCCAATCGGCGCCTGTTCACCGACCGCCTGGAGCACCTCTTAAACCGTTTCAGACGACAGGGCGGCAAAGAGTGGTTTGCCATCCTCTTTCTGGATCTGGATCATTTCAAGACCATCAACGATACGCTTGGGCATGTGCTGGGCGATCAATTGCTGGTCCTGGTTGCCAAACGCCTGCAGCTTTCCCTGCGCGCTTCGGATACCATTGCCCGCTTTGGCGGCGACGAGTTTGTCATTCTCCTGGAAGACCTCGCCACCACTCAGGATGCTATCCAGATTGCCGAACGCCTGCTTGCCGATCTAACCCCTCCCTTTAACTTAGCCGGTCACGAGGTGAGCATCAGTGGCAGCATTGGGGTGGTGCTGAGCAGTCTGGAGTATGAAAAACCAGAAGACCTGCTGCGCGACGCCGATATCGCCATGTATCGCGCCAAAACCTTAGGGCGCAACCGCTATGTCATCTTCAATACCGCCATGCGCACGCAGGTTGTCCAGCATCTGGAGATGGAAAAAGATCTGCGCGATGCCATCGAACACGAACAACTGGAATTGCATTACCAACCGATTACGGATATGGACAGCCAGCGAGTGATCGGTTTCGAAGCGCTGCTGCGCTGGCACCACCCCGAAAAGGGATGGATTCCACCCTCAGAGTTCATTCCCTTTGCCGAAGAAACCGGGCTGATTATTCCTCTGGGAGCGTGGGTACTGCGCCGCGCATGTAGCCAGATGCGCCAATGGCAACTCCAATATCCCAGCGATCCCCCCTGA
- a CDS encoding Archaeal DNA polymerase I, translated as MNEIEGWLLDLYADRDGWLTVWLLQQDAQGGVACRALKQSFPIASYVSGKAQELRAVWRFIRRQPFQAHLERCERRDLFEAQPLSVLKVQVQRPADHALLVERLTQAFPDLTYYDLDLPLSLRHAACYGSFATARCRLTIDAAGVIQRWHTLDTPWQLDTPPPPLRYLCLEPNVDPAHATPTHLCVRADRFSYRLALQPSRPLLLNLRAILHRHDPDLLLTRWGDTWLIPYLLQAAQRLGIQLTLSRDPQFGVAFRPERSYFSYGQVIYRGRQAHLFGRWHIDVENAVLYHDYGLEGILEMARVTALPVQSAARLSPGSGISAMQIRTALQMGILVPWQKQQAELPKTALDLLASDQGGLVYQPLIGLHEQVAELDFVSMYPSIMARFNISPETIASAAHTRAAVSHLRPLSEESQPALIPQTLSSLLEKRLELKKRLATLPPADPRRKRYKACASAHKWLLVTCFGYLGYKNARFGRIEAHEAVTAYGREALLRAKEAAEEQGFEVLHLYVDGLWVKKAGATQVADFQPLLEEIARRTGLPIALEGIYRWIAFLPARQDERLAVPNRYFGVFQDGSLKVRGLELRRRDTPLWIAEVQEAILHCLAEAPSAAAARQRLPFILQFVRTSLSELQRGRVPPEKLLLAQKLSRQIEAYRQPSAVARAARQLQAQGKLRRPGQCVRFWYVYEENGVQAWDSGRLPQPGELDTRRYRELLLRAVATILQPFGISEKRLRQEIAAGFSFRPLSLWNLSDQRCCTAKRNHPDALSISASSPTALEQSGD; from the coding sequence ATGAATGAGATCGAAGGCTGGCTGTTGGATCTCTATGCCGATCGGGACGGCTGGTTGACCGTCTGGCTGCTGCAGCAAGACGCTCAGGGTGGCGTTGCCTGCCGCGCCCTGAAGCAAAGCTTTCCGATTGCTTCTTACGTGAGCGGAAAAGCGCAGGAACTGCGGGCAGTCTGGCGTTTTATCCGCCGCCAGCCTTTTCAGGCGCACTTAGAGCGCTGCGAGCGGCGGGATCTCTTTGAAGCACAACCGCTCAGCGTTTTGAAAGTGCAGGTACAACGACCCGCCGACCATGCCCTGCTCGTCGAGCGTCTGACTCAGGCATTCCCCGACCTGACCTATTATGACCTGGATTTGCCCCTCAGCCTGCGCCATGCAGCGTGCTACGGCTCGTTTGCGACGGCGCGCTGCCGCCTGACAATTGACGCTGCCGGGGTCATCCAGCGCTGGCACACGCTGGACACCCCCTGGCAGCTCGACACCCCACCGCCACCGTTGCGCTACCTCTGCCTGGAACCAAACGTTGACCCCGCCCATGCTACGCCCACCCATCTCTGCGTGCGCGCCGACCGCTTCAGTTACCGTCTGGCGTTACAGCCTTCCCGCCCTCTTCTGCTCAACCTGCGCGCCATCCTGCACCGCCACGATCCCGACCTGTTGCTCACCCGTTGGGGAGATACCTGGCTGATCCCCTATCTGCTTCAAGCAGCCCAACGCCTGGGTATCCAGTTGACCCTCAGCCGCGACCCGCAGTTTGGCGTGGCATTCCGCCCCGAACGGAGCTACTTTTCCTACGGACAGGTCATCTATCGCGGCCGCCAGGCACATCTCTTCGGGCGCTGGCACATTGACGTCGAAAACGCCGTTCTCTACCACGACTACGGGCTGGAGGGCATCCTGGAGATGGCGCGGGTGACCGCCCTGCCGGTCCAATCGGCGGCGCGTCTCTCGCCGGGCAGTGGCATCTCTGCCATGCAAATCCGCACCGCTTTGCAGATGGGTATCCTGGTGCCCTGGCAGAAACAACAGGCCGAGCTACCCAAAACTGCCCTCGATCTCTTAGCCAGCGATCAGGGTGGGCTGGTCTATCAACCGCTGATCGGCTTGCACGAGCAGGTCGCCGAACTGGATTTCGTCTCCATGTACCCCAGCATCATGGCACGCTTCAATATCTCCCCCGAAACAATTGCTTCGGCGGCGCACACGCGGGCGGCTGTCTCACATCTGCGCCCTTTGAGCGAGGAGTCGCAGCCGGCTTTGATACCGCAAACCCTCTCCTCCCTGCTAGAAAAACGCCTGGAACTCAAAAAAAGGCTGGCAACTTTGCCGCCAGCCGACCCGCGCCGCAAACGCTATAAAGCCTGCGCCTCGGCGCACAAGTGGTTGTTGGTGACCTGTTTTGGTTATCTGGGCTACAAGAACGCCCGCTTTGGGCGCATCGAAGCCCACGAGGCGGTAACCGCTTATGGGCGCGAAGCGTTGCTGCGCGCCAAAGAAGCCGCCGAGGAGCAGGGCTTTGAAGTGCTGCACCTTTATGTGGATGGATTATGGGTCAAAAAAGCCGGCGCTACCCAGGTCGCCGATTTTCAGCCCTTGTTGGAAGAGATTGCCCGCCGCACCGGGCTACCCATTGCGCTAGAAGGCATTTACCGCTGGATTGCCTTTCTCCCTGCGCGGCAGGATGAGCGCCTGGCAGTGCCCAATCGCTATTTTGGCGTCTTTCAAGATGGCTCCTTGAAAGTGCGCGGTCTGGAACTGCGCCGTCGCGATACCCCACTCTGGATTGCAGAGGTGCAGGAGGCGATCTTGCATTGCCTGGCAGAGGCTCCCAGCGCGGCTGCCGCCAGGCAACGGCTGCCATTCATTCTCCAATTTGTGCGCACTTCTCTAAGCGAGCTCCAACGCGGGCGTGTGCCACCCGAAAAACTGCTCCTGGCTCAGAAACTCAGCCGCCAAATCGAAGCCTATCGTCAGCCCTCGGCAGTGGCCCGCGCCGCCCGCCAGTTACAGGCTCAAGGAAAATTGCGCCGGCCCGGGCAATGTGTGCGCTTCTGGTACGTCTATGAAGAAAACGGCGTGCAGGCGTGGGATTCAGGCAGGCTCCCCCAGCCAGGCGAGCTGGATACCAGACGTTACCGCGAGTTGCTTTTGCGCGCTGTCGCGACCATTCTCCAGCCCTTTGGGATCAGTGAAAAGCGCCTTCGTCAAGAAATTGCGGCCGGTTTCTCCTTCCGGCCGCTCTCCCTCTGGAATCTATCCGATCAGCGTTGCTGCACAGCAAAGCGCAACCACCCCGATGCCCTCTCCATATCCGCAAGTTCTCCCACCGCCCTGGAGCAGTCAGGCGACTGA
- a CDS encoding Vitamin B12 ABC transporter, permease component BtuC: MADSQVLSAIRTTSLQRQRALWALGIGLLALLWLSLLLGRYPTPGFISLERLMSDELAWRLVFQLRLPRLLTALLLGMSLSAAGFVFQLLFGNPLVEPGFLGVSQGAAFGAALSIVFFSSAALVVQTNAALFALAGLAFSYLLARRLRYGGWVLRLILAGIAISAFFSAGVGLLKLLADPLSQLPEITFWLLGGLASVTWQKFFSVLPFSLVGLALLLLYRWRLNLLALSDETAFSLGAAPQRERALLIVAAVLPTAALISVAGMVGWVGLIVPHLARRLFGAEARYSLPGALLLGGWFVVLCDNLARILLNGEIPLGILTSFIGAIAFLALLSLGGKRWER; encoded by the coding sequence ATGGCAGACAGTCAGGTACTCAGCGCCATCCGCACGACCAGCCTGCAGCGCCAGCGCGCCTTATGGGCGCTGGGCATCGGGTTGCTCGCCTTGCTGTGGCTATCGCTACTGCTGGGGCGTTATCCCACGCCGGGCTTTATCTCTCTGGAACGCCTGATGAGCGATGAACTGGCCTGGCGGCTGGTGTTTCAACTTCGCCTGCCGCGCCTGCTCACCGCCCTGTTGTTAGGCATGTCGCTCTCGGCGGCCGGCTTCGTCTTTCAATTACTCTTCGGCAACCCTCTGGTCGAGCCGGGTTTCCTGGGGGTTTCCCAGGGGGCGGCCTTCGGCGCAGCGCTCTCCATTGTCTTCTTTTCCTCTGCCGCGCTGGTCGTGCAAACCAACGCGGCGCTGTTTGCCCTGGCGGGTCTGGCATTTTCTTACCTGCTGGCGCGCCGACTGCGCTATGGTGGCTGGGTGCTGCGCTTGATTCTGGCCGGCATTGCCATCTCGGCTTTCTTTTCGGCCGGCGTCGGTCTATTGAAACTCCTTGCCGACCCACTCAGCCAGTTGCCCGAAATCACCTTCTGGCTTTTAGGAGGGCTGGCAAGCGTGACATGGCAAAAGTTCTTCTCGGTGTTGCCTTTTTCTCTGGTGGGTTTAGCCCTGCTGCTTCTCTATCGCTGGCGGCTGAACCTGCTTGCCCTGAGCGATGAAACCGCCTTCTCGCTTGGGGCTGCCCCGCAACGGGAACGCGCCTTGCTGATCGTGGCAGCCGTGTTGCCCACCGCTGCGCTGATCTCGGTCGCCGGGATGGTTGGTTGGGTGGGTTTGATCGTCCCGCACCTCGCCCGCCGCCTGTTCGGGGCAGAAGCCCGCTATAGCCTGCCCGGCGCTCTGTTGCTCGGCGGTTGGTTCGTTGTCTTGTGCGATAATCTGGCACGCATTTTATTGAACGGCGAAATCCCCCTGGGCATTCTCACTTCTTTCATCGGCGCAATCGCCTTTCTTGCCCTGCTGAGCCTGGGAGGCAAACGATGGGAACGATGA
- a CDS encoding Iron(III) ABC transporter, solute-binding protein: protein MKRLRPLSLLICLFLFVACSSSPAAVSTSPPMPEMATSYPAPPQMLPSAAQAATPYPQPPSTSGFTVQDALGRQVQFSAPPQRIVMAGKALFMLADAVYLFPQARERIVALGNAGQGTGNFISLIDPQYEQKAILAGDAGPEQIAAVQPDLVLLKSYLAESLGRPLETLGIAVVYLDLETPEQYQRDLITLGQIFQAPERAEAINAYYRQNVERVQQAVQGAEKPKVLLLQYSEKDGAVAFNVPPQNWMQTILTELAGGEPLWKQIQLGKGWTQVSLEQIAAWDADKIFVISYFDDVSEVVNQLKQDPQWQALRAVQQGNLYGFPGDLYSWDQPDVRWILGLSWLAARLHPQRFPDYDALQEVRQFYQILYGLDETFVNEKILPTLRGDLP from the coding sequence ATGAAACGCCTCAGACCCCTTTCGCTGTTGATTTGCCTGTTCCTGTTCGTCGCCTGTTCGAGTTCTCCTGCTGCGGTTTCAACCTCGCCACCCATGCCAGAGATGGCAACCTCTTATCCGGCGCCTCCGCAAATGCTGCCTTCTGCCGCCCAGGCTGCCACGCCCTACCCACAGCCGCCTTCAACCTCTGGATTCACCGTTCAAGACGCCCTGGGCAGACAGGTGCAGTTCTCCGCTCCACCTCAGCGCATCGTGATGGCGGGCAAAGCCCTGTTCATGCTGGCAGATGCGGTGTACCTCTTCCCACAGGCCAGAGAGCGCATTGTCGCCCTGGGCAACGCCGGTCAAGGTACAGGCAACTTTATCTCCCTGATTGACCCTCAATACGAGCAAAAAGCCATCCTGGCTGGCGATGCCGGCCCTGAGCAGATCGCCGCCGTTCAGCCCGATCTGGTCTTGCTGAAAAGTTACCTGGCAGAAAGCCTGGGAAGGCCTCTCGAAACGCTGGGAATCGCCGTGGTCTATCTCGACCTGGAGACCCCCGAACAATATCAACGCGATCTGATCACCCTGGGGCAAATCTTTCAAGCCCCCGAACGGGCAGAAGCCATCAACGCCTATTACCGTCAAAATGTCGAACGTGTTCAACAAGCTGTGCAGGGGGCAGAGAAACCGAAGGTTTTGCTCCTGCAATACAGCGAGAAAGATGGCGCAGTGGCTTTTAACGTACCGCCTCAGAACTGGATGCAGACCATCCTGACCGAGCTGGCAGGCGGCGAGCCCTTGTGGAAACAAATCCAGTTGGGCAAAGGCTGGACGCAAGTCTCGCTGGAGCAGATTGCTGCCTGGGATGCGGATAAGATTTTCGTCATCTCTTATTTTGACGATGTCTCTGAAGTGGTTAACCAGCTCAAGCAAGACCCCCAATGGCAAGCCCTGCGAGCTGTCCAGCAGGGGAATCTGTATGGCTTCCCCGGCGATCTCTACAGTTGGGATCAACCGGACGTGCGCTGGATTTTGGGGCTCTCCTGGCTGGCAGCCCGCCTGCATCCACAGCGCTTTCCCGATTACGATGCGCTTCAAGAAGTGCGCCAGTTCTATCAAATCCTGTATGGACTGGATGAAACCTTTGTAAACGAAAAGATCCTTCCAACCTTGCGGGGAGACCTGCCCTGA
- a CDS encoding diguanylate cyclase/phosphodiesterase (GGDEF & EAL domains) with PAS/PAC sensor(s): protein MATPISQRSPLTVSVNLSNKQFSQPDLFEQVEIALRESGLPPASLQLEITESVIMENAELTIATLEQLTAMGVKIHIDDFGTGYSSLAYLHLLPIQAIKIDRSFISGQSSEGNGMDIAKTIINLAHDLGIDAIAEGVETETQWEALHRWRCKYAQGYFIARVLDPKQAEQFLRNSWQTRLTDN from the coding sequence ATGGCAACTCCAATATCCCAGCGATCCCCCCTGACGGTTAGCGTCAACTTATCCAACAAACAATTTTCTCAGCCCGATTTGTTCGAACAGGTTGAAATCGCCCTGCGGGAAAGCGGACTGCCGCCGGCCTCTCTTCAGTTAGAGATTACCGAAAGTGTCATCATGGAAAACGCCGAACTGACCATTGCCACGCTGGAACAACTGACCGCCATGGGGGTAAAAATCCACATCGATGATTTCGGCACCGGGTATTCCTCTCTGGCTTATTTGCATCTCCTTCCAATACAAGCCATCAAAATCGACCGCTCGTTCATCAGCGGTCAATCTTCTGAAGGCAACGGCATGGACATCGCCAAAACGATCATCAACCTCGCCCACGACTTAGGGATCGACGCGATTGCCGAAGGGGTCGAAACCGAAACGCAGTGGGAAGCGCTGCACAGGTGGCGCTGTAAATATGCGCAGGGCTACTTTATTGCCAGGGTGCTCGATCCAAAACAAGCCGAGCAATTCCTGCGCAACTCCTGGCAGACCCGATTGACGGATAATTAA
- a CDS encoding Iron ABC transporter, ATP-binding protein — MGTMSETLLVFDRVTFRYEARAQRVLSEVSFALPARQVTLLFGPNGCGKTTLLYLTLGWLQPEAGKIWLEGQPLSSLNRRQRGRLMALVPQSEHIPFDYSVLEYVLLGRAPHLPSLAEPGELDVEIALNALARVGIEPLANQSMRALSGGERQLVLIARALTQQPRLLLLDEPTAHLDLQNTYRLVEVVRQLKRQGITVLMTSHDPHVVLALADQVVILRQGKVFRQGTLDDAFTSQVLQAVYDIPLQITLVDGKKTLQWL, encoded by the coding sequence ATGGGAACGATGAGCGAAACACTCCTGGTCTTCGATCGGGTCACTTTTCGCTATGAAGCCCGCGCCCAGAGGGTACTGTCCGAGGTTAGCTTTGCGCTGCCCGCCCGTCAGGTGACGCTCCTTTTTGGTCCAAACGGCTGTGGCAAAACCACCCTGCTCTACCTCACTCTGGGATGGTTGCAGCCAGAAGCAGGAAAGATCTGGCTGGAGGGGCAACCGCTCTCCAGCCTGAACCGCCGCCAGCGAGGGCGCCTGATGGCGCTGGTGCCCCAGAGCGAACACATCCCCTTTGACTATAGCGTCCTGGAATACGTGCTGCTCGGGCGCGCCCCGCACCTGCCCAGCCTCGCCGAACCAGGCGAACTGGATGTCGAAATTGCGCTGAACGCGCTGGCGCGGGTTGGAATTGAACCGTTAGCCAATCAATCCATGCGCGCCCTGAGCGGTGGCGAACGCCAGCTGGTGCTGATCGCCCGCGCCCTGACCCAACAGCCACGCCTTCTCCTGCTGGACGAACCGACAGCTCACCTGGATCTGCAAAACACCTACCGTCTGGTGGAGGTGGTGCGCCAGTTAAAACGACAGGGGATAACCGTCTTGATGACCTCACATGACCCGCACGTGGTGCTGGCGCTCGCCGATCAGGTGGTGATCCTGCGCCAGGGCAAAGTCTTCCGTCAGGGAACGCTGGATGACGCCTTCACCAGCCAGGTGCTTCAGGCGGTGTACGACATCCCCTTGCAGATCACCCTGGTGGATGGTAAGAAGACCCTCCAATGGCTGTGA